A stretch of the Streptomyces sp. NBC_00078 genome encodes the following:
- a CDS encoding cytosine permease, producing the protein MAESPDTPDKRATGRQLQVETHGLDVIADAERKGTPRTLFWPWFGANVSVLGLSYGAFALGFGISFWQALAAGVIGIVFSFLLCGFVAVAGKRGSAPTMVLSRAAYGVRGNRLPSVVSWVLTVGWETVLCALATMATATVFGRLGWGGGTGTQIVALILVGALTVVGGVMGFDLIMRLQTVITVVTGVLTVAYIALVADHIHWSTVSALPAGSAQEFIGALVFMMTGFGLGWVNAAADYSRYLPRSSSGRGVIGWTTFGASVAPLLLLVFGLLLAGSSSKLNTAVAADPIGALTTILPTWFLVPFAVVAVLGLVGGAVLDIYSSGLALLSAGLRIPRYLAAFVDGVLMIAGSVYIVFFADDFLGQFMGFLTTLGVPIAAWCGIMLADLALRRRDYDEGDLYRSTGRYGDVALTPLLLTLAATALGWGLVTNSAAGWLDWQGYLLDPVGLGGRSGAWAYANLGVLAALALGFLGTLALSRPRVRAQEAQAPSPADAGAVA; encoded by the coding sequence ATGGCAGAGTCCCCGGACACCCCCGACAAGAGAGCCACAGGGCGACAGCTCCAGGTGGAGACGCACGGCCTCGACGTCATCGCCGACGCCGAGCGCAAGGGCACTCCGCGGACCCTGTTCTGGCCCTGGTTCGGCGCCAACGTCTCCGTCCTCGGGCTGAGTTACGGCGCCTTCGCCCTCGGCTTCGGGATCTCCTTCTGGCAGGCGCTGGCCGCGGGCGTCATCGGCATCGTCTTCTCGTTCCTGCTCTGCGGCTTCGTCGCGGTGGCCGGCAAGCGTGGTTCCGCGCCGACCATGGTCCTCAGCCGGGCCGCGTACGGCGTGCGTGGCAACCGCCTTCCCTCGGTGGTCTCCTGGGTCCTCACCGTCGGCTGGGAGACCGTGCTGTGCGCGCTCGCCACCATGGCCACCGCCACCGTCTTCGGCCGGCTCGGCTGGGGCGGCGGCACCGGGACCCAGATCGTGGCCCTGATCCTGGTCGGCGCCCTCACCGTCGTAGGCGGCGTGATGGGCTTCGACCTCATCATGCGGCTGCAGACCGTGATCACCGTGGTCACCGGCGTCCTGACCGTCGCGTACATCGCGCTCGTCGCCGACCACATCCACTGGAGCACCGTCAGCGCCCTCCCGGCGGGCTCCGCCCAGGAGTTCATCGGCGCACTGGTGTTCATGATGACCGGCTTCGGGCTGGGCTGGGTCAACGCCGCCGCCGACTACTCCCGCTATCTGCCCCGCAGTTCGTCCGGCCGGGGCGTGATCGGCTGGACCACTTTCGGCGCGTCCGTGGCACCGCTGCTCCTGCTGGTCTTCGGACTGCTGCTGGCGGGTTCCTCCAGCAAGCTCAACACGGCTGTCGCCGCCGACCCGATCGGCGCGCTCACGACCATCCTGCCCACCTGGTTCCTGGTCCCGTTCGCCGTCGTCGCGGTGCTCGGCCTGGTCGGCGGCGCGGTCCTCGACATCTACTCCTCCGGCCTCGCCCTGCTCTCCGCGGGCCTGCGCATCCCGCGCTACCTGGCTGCCTTCGTCGACGGCGTCCTGATGATCGCGGGCTCGGTCTACATCGTCTTCTTCGCCGACGACTTCCTCGGCCAGTTCATGGGCTTCCTGACCACCCTCGGCGTCCCCATCGCCGCCTGGTGCGGCATCATGCTCGCCGACCTGGCCCTGCGCCGCCGCGACTACGACGAGGGCGACCTCTACCGCTCCACCGGCCGCTACGGCGACGTGGCGCTCACGCCTCTGCTCCTCACCCTCGCCGCCACGGCCCTCGGCTGGGGCCTGGTCACCAACTCGGCCGCCGGCTGGCTGGACTGGCAGGGCTACCTCCTCGACCCGGTCGGCCTCGGTGGCAGGTCCGGCGCCTGGGCCTACGCGAACCTCGGCGTCCTCGCCGCGCTGGCACTCGGCTTTCTCGGCACCCTCGCCCTGAGCCGCCCCCGCGTCCGCGCGCAGGAGGCGCAGGCCCCGAGCCCCGCGGACGCGGGAGCGGTCGCATGA
- the gndA gene encoding NADP-dependent phosphogluconate dehydrogenase, whose translation MNATAAIGVTGLGVMGRNLARNFARNGYTVAVHNRTAGRMRALMEVYGDEGTFVPAETPEEFVAALVRPRRLMIMVQAGAATDAVIDEFAPLLEPGDIIIDGGNAHFADTRRRESALRERGLHFVGTGVSGGEEGALEGPSIMVGGSAESYDVLGPLFETISAKVGGEPCAAHIGSDGAGHFVKMVHNGIEYADMQLIAEAYDLLRQVAGYTPAEIAEVFRRWNQGRLGSYLIEITAEVLAHTDPDTAAPFVDVVQDAAGQKGTGRWTVQTALDLASPVTAIAQATFARAASGQRDLRAAYRGLPGGTCSPLSRTEAERFTSQVEHALYASKVIAYDQGWKMIQDAAGEYGWKIDLGTVARIWRGGCIIRASFLDRIRAAYTADRDLVSLLGEMEFAMEITDAQVPWREIIASAARRGVPVPAFSAALAHYDTLRAERLPAALLQGQRDYFGAHTYRRTDRPGAFHTRWAAPDRPETTA comes from the coding sequence ATGAACGCAACGGCAGCCATCGGCGTGACCGGCCTGGGCGTGATGGGCCGCAATCTGGCGCGGAACTTCGCCCGCAACGGCTACACCGTCGCCGTACACAACCGCACGGCGGGCCGCATGCGCGCGCTCATGGAGGTGTACGGCGACGAGGGCACCTTCGTCCCCGCCGAGACACCCGAGGAGTTCGTGGCCGCACTCGTCCGCCCCCGCCGCCTGATGATCATGGTGCAGGCGGGCGCGGCCACCGACGCGGTCATCGACGAGTTCGCCCCGCTGCTGGAGCCCGGCGACATCATCATCGACGGGGGCAACGCCCACTTCGCCGACACCCGCCGCCGTGAGTCCGCCCTGCGCGAGCGCGGCCTGCACTTCGTCGGCACCGGCGTCTCCGGCGGCGAGGAGGGCGCGCTGGAGGGCCCGTCCATCATGGTCGGCGGCTCGGCGGAGTCGTACGACGTGCTCGGCCCCCTCTTCGAGACCATCAGCGCCAAGGTCGGCGGCGAGCCGTGCGCCGCCCACATCGGCAGCGACGGCGCCGGGCACTTCGTCAAGATGGTCCACAACGGCATCGAGTACGCCGACATGCAGCTCATCGCGGAGGCCTACGACCTGCTGCGCCAGGTCGCCGGCTACACCCCCGCCGAGATCGCCGAGGTGTTCCGACGGTGGAACCAGGGCCGCCTCGGCTCCTACCTGATCGAGATCACCGCCGAGGTGCTGGCCCACACCGACCCGGACACCGCGGCCCCCTTCGTCGACGTGGTCCAGGACGCCGCGGGACAGAAGGGCACCGGCCGCTGGACCGTGCAGACCGCACTGGACCTGGCCTCCCCGGTCACCGCCATCGCCCAGGCCACCTTCGCCCGCGCCGCCTCCGGCCAGCGCGACCTGCGCGCCGCCTACAGGGGCCTGCCCGGCGGCACCTGCTCCCCGCTCAGCCGCACCGAGGCCGAACGCTTCACCTCACAGGTCGAGCACGCCCTGTACGCCTCGAAGGTCATCGCCTACGACCAGGGATGGAAGATGATCCAGGACGCGGCAGGCGAATACGGCTGGAAGATCGACCTCGGCACGGTCGCCAGGATCTGGCGCGGCGGCTGCATCATCCGCGCCTCCTTCCTCGACCGCATCCGCGCCGCCTACACCGCCGACCGCGACCTGGTGAGCCTGCTCGGCGAGATGGAGTTCGCGATGGAGATCACCGACGCTCAGGTCCCCTGGCGGGAGATCATCGCCTCCGCCGCCCGCCGGGGCGTCCCCGTCCCCGCCTTCTCCGCCGCCCTCGCCCACTACGACACCCTGCGCGCCGAGCGCCTGCCCGCCGCCCTTCTCCAGGGCCAGCGCGACTACTTCGGCGCTCACACCTACCGGCGCACCGACCGCCCCGGCGCCTTCCACACCCGCTGGGCCGCACCGGACCGGCCCGAAACGACGGCCTGA